ATCATGAGCCCGGCGTAGAGGAAACCGGTGTACGGAATGCCGTCTTTTTCCATGCCCTTGAGCGTCGGCAGGATGACTTCGCGCATGGCGCGCGCATGGATGTCGGGCGTGACGACGGGCGCCGGCGAGTAGGCCCCCATGCCGCCGGTGTTGGGGCCCTGGTCGGCGTCGAGCAGGCGCTTGTGGTCCTGGCTGGTGGCGAGCGGCGTGACGTTCCTGCCGTCGCACAGCACGATGAAGCTGGCTTCCTCGCCGGTAAGGAACTCCTCGATGACGACGCGCGCCCCGCCCTCGTTGTGCGTCACGCCCAGCGTGTTGTCCAGCAGCATGAAGTCGATCGCCTCATGGGCCTCGGCGGCGGTCATCGCCACCACCACGCCCTTGCCGGCGGCCAGCCCGTCGGCCTTGACCACGATGGGCGCGCCCTGCGCGTCCACGTAGGCATGCGCGGCCTGGGCGTCGGAAAAGGTTTCGTAGGCCGCCGTCGGAATGCCGTGGCGCTTCATGAAGGCCTTGGAGAAGGCCTTGGAGCTTTCGAGCTGGGCCGCGGCCTGCGTCGGGCCGAAGATCCGCAGGCCGTGGCGGCGGAACTCGTCCACCACGCCGGCGGCCAGCGGCGCTTCCGGGCCCACCACCGTCAGCGCTATCTTTTCTGTAGCAGCCCATGACCGCAGGGCCTGGACATCCGTGATATTGATGTTCTCAAGCCGGGAATTGAGCGCGGTGCCGCCGTTGCCCGGCGCCACGTAGACCGCCTGCACTTTGGGAGAGGCGCTGAGCTTCCAGGCCAGCGCATGTTCGCGGCCGCCGCCGCCAATAACCAATACTTTCATCGCTCTTCTTTCTCAGGCCACCGCGGAACCGGCTTTGCCGGGCCGCTGGCGGCGCCCCCTGGAGGGGAAGGCGCCGCAGGTGCCTCGGGGGTGGTTCAAATATTTGCGTTGTGGAAGACGTTCTGGACGTCGTCCAGGTCTTCCAGAATGTCGAGCAGCTTCTGCATCCGGGCGGCGTCCTCGCCGGCCAGTTCGATGGTGTTTTCGGGGCGCATCGTGACTTCGGCCACCTCGGGGGTGAAGCCGGCGGCCTCCAGCGCGTTCTTCACGGCTTCGAAGTCGCCGGGGCTGGTCAGCACCTCGATGGCGCCGTCCTCGTCCGCCACCACGTCCTCGGCACCGGCCTCCAGAGCCGCGTCCATCACCTTGTCTTCGCTGGTGCCGGGCGCGAACACCAGTTGCCCGCAGTGCTTGAACTGGAACGCCACCGAGCCCTCGGTGCCCATGTTGCCGCCATGCTTGCTGAACGCATGGCGCACCTCGGCCACGGTGCGGACCTTGTTGTCCGTCATGGTGTCCACGATGATCGCGGCGCCGCCGATGCCATAGCCCTCGTAGCGGATTTCCTCATAGTGCACGCCTTCGAGGTTGCCGGTGGCCTTGTCGATGTTGCGCTTGACGGTGTCGGCCGGCATGTTGGCGGCCTTGGCCTTCTCAACGGCCAGCCGCAGGCGCGGGTTGGCGGACAGGTCGCCGCCGCCCTGGCGCGCCGCCACCATGATTTCGCGGATCACGCGCGTCCAGACCTTCCCCCGCTTCTCATCCTGGCGCCCCTTGCGGTGCTGAATATTCGCCCATTTGCTGTGGCCAGCCATAGGAATCCTCTGGTATTGATTTAATCTACAGACTCCGATTTTACTTTTCCACCTCCAGGAAGCCCGAGGAACCCCGATATGGCCGAGCCGCTGCTGATTGCCAAGAACGCCACCACCGAGTGCCTGCTGCTGCCGGGCCTCGCCAACCGCCACGGCCTGATCACCGGCGCCACCGGCACCGGCAAGACCGTCACCCTGCAGACGCTGGCCGAGAACTTCTCGAACATCGGCGTGCCGGTGTTCATGGCCGACGTCAAGGGCGACCTGGCCGGCATCAGCCAGGCCGGCCGCATCGGCGACAAGCTGGCCGCTACGCTCAAGGAGCGCGGCATCGAGCCGCCGCAGCCGCAGGCCTGCCCCGCCACGCTGTGGGACGTGTTCGGCGAGCAGGGCCACCCGGTGCGCGCCACCATTTCCGACATGGGCCCGCTGCTGCTGGGCCGCATGCTCAACCTCAACGACACCCAGGCCGGCGTGCTGAACCTGGTGTTCAAGATCGCCGACGACAACGGCCTGCTGCTGCTCGACCTGAAGGACCTGCGCGCCATGCTGCAGCACGTGGGCGACCACGCCAGCCAGTTCACCACCGAGTACGGCAACATCAGCCCGGCCAGCATCGGCGCGATCCAGCGCGGGCTGCTGCAAATTGAAACCCAGGGCGGCGACAAGTTCTTCGGCGAGCCCATGCTCAACATCGGCGACCTGATGCAGACGGTCGACGGCAAGGGCGTCATCAACATCCTGGCGGCCGACAAGCTGATGAACGCGCCGCGCCTGTACGCCACCTTCCTGCTGTGGCTGCTGTCGGAGCTGTTCGAGCACCTGCCCGAGATCGGCGACCCGGAGGCGCCGAAGCTGGTGTTCTTCTTCGACGAGGCGCACCTGCTGTTCAACGACGCGCCCAAGGCGCTGCTCGAGCGCATCGAGCTGGTGGTGCGCCTGGTGCGCTCCAAGGGCGTGGGCGTGTATTTCGTGACGCAGAACCCGCTAGACGTGCCCGACACCGTGCTGGCCCAGCTCGGCAACCGGGTGCAGCATGCCCTGCGCGCCTTCACCCCGCGCGACCAGAAGGCCGTCAAGGCCACGGCCCAGACCATGCGCCAGAACCCGGGCCTGGACATCGAGACCGCCATCACCGAACTCGCCGTGGGCGAGGCGCTGGTGAGCCTGCTCGATGCCAAGGGCCGGCCCGGCGTCACCGAGCGCGTGTTCGTGCTGCCGCCGGGCAGCCAGATCGGCCCGGTCACCCCAGAGCAGCGCCAGGCGCTGATGCAGGGCTCCCTGGTGGCCGGCGTCTACGAAACGATGGTGGACCGCGAATCGGCCTACGAAAAACTCAAGGGCCGGGCCGAGAACGCGCCAGCCCCGGGCCCGGCGGGCGCCGGCGGACAGGCAGCGCAGGACGGCGGCGGCCTGCTGGGCGGCCTGGGCGACGTGTTGTTCGGCTCCACTGGGCCGCGCGGCGGCAAGCGCGACGGCCTGGCGCAGGCCATGGCCAAATCGGCCGTGCGCACCATGGGCACCACCGTGGGCCGCGAAATCATCCGCGGCGTGCTCGGTAGCATTTTTGGAAAGAAGCGCTGATGGCCCTGCAACTGCCCACCTACGACGACGTGGCCGCCGCGGCCCGGCGGCTCGAAGGCCACGCGCATCGCACGCCGGTGCTGCGCTCCAGCACGGCCGATGCCCTGCTCGGCGCCCGGCTGTTCTTCAAGTGCGAGAATTTCCAGCGCATGGGCGCCTTCAAGTTCCGCGGCGCCTTCAACGCGCTGGCCCAGTTCACGCCCGGGCAGCGCCGCGGCGGCGTGCTGGCGTTCTCCTCGGGCAACCATGCCCAGGCCATTGCGCTGTCGGCCCGCCTGCTGGGCATGCCGGCCGTCATCGTGATGCCGCAGGACGCGCCCGCGGCCAAGCTCGCGGCCACCCGCGGCTACGGCGCCGAGGTCGTGACCTACGACCGCTTCACCGAAGACCGCCAGGCGCTCAGCGAGCGGCTGGCCGCCGAGCGCGGCATGACGCTGATCCCGCCGTTCGACCACCCCCATGTGCTGGCGGGCCAGGGCACGGCGGCCCAGGAGCTGTTCGACGAGGCCGGCGAACTCGATCACCTGTTCGTGTGCCTGGGCGGCGGCGGCCTGCTGTCGGGCTGCGCGCTGGCCGCGCGGGCACTGTCGCCGCACTGCAAGGTCTATGGCGTCGAGCCCGAGGCCGGCAACGACGGCCAGCAGTCGCTGCGCGCCGGCAGGATCGTGCACATCCCCACGCCCCGCACCCTCGCCGACGGCGCGCAGACCCAGCACCTGGGCGAGTACACCTTCGGCATCATCCGCCGCGACGTGGACGACATCCTCACCGTGAGCGACGCGCAGCTGGTGGAGAGCCTGCAGTTCTATGCCGAGCGCATGAAGATGGTGGTCGAGCCCACGGGCTGCCTGTCGCTGGCCGGCGCCCGGCATGGCGGCGTGGACCTGCGCGGCGCCCGCGTCGGCGTGATCATCAGCGGCGGCAACGTGGACTTGCCGCGCTACGGCGAGCTTCTGGCCCATTGACCGCGGGGCTTTGGGCGCGGGGCTTGTCAGCCCCCGGGCAGATCGGTACATTGCATTTTTTGAGGATATGCCATGTCTGCTGAAGCTGCCTCCAAGGCCACGGGCCCTGCCTCCCCCGCCAGCCATATCCGGCTGACCTCCCATTCCGGCGGCTTCGGCGCGCTGCCGATCCATTGGGGCACGGCCACCGCCGCCGAGCGCGGCCCGGTGGTCGGCACCACCACGCGGCGCGCCCACCGCAACGTGATCGGCACCCACAGCGGCTCCTACAGCGTGTACCGCGCGCTGGCCGTGGCGGCGGGCGCGCTCAATCCCAAGCACAAGGCCGACCTCACCAACACCGCGCCGACCGACGCGCTCGGCCCCTACCCGCAGTGGAGCGAGCCCGGCAAGATCGTCTCGCTCGACCCCTGGGGCGCCACGGTGGCGGACGTCTTTGCCGGCGAGCTGGCCGCCGGCTACGACATCCGCCCCACCATCGCGGTGACCAAGGCCCACGTGATCCTGCCCGAGGTGATCGAGGCGCTGCAGACCGGCCGCCTGCAGGCCGACGGCAAGTTCCTGACCCCCGGCGGCGCGGCCCTGGTGACCAAGGCGGCGATCGAGCCGGTCTGGTACCTGCCCGGCGTGGCCCGGCGCTTCGGCTGCACCGAGGCCGACCTGCGGCGCGTGCTGTTCGAGGAAACCGGTGGCATGTACCCCGAGCTCGTCACGCGCTCCGACCTCGAGGTGTTCCTGCCACCGATCGGCGGGCAGACCGTCTACATCTTCGGCAACCCGCGCGACCTGGCCAACCCGGCCGTGGAGCTGACGGCGCGCGTGCACGACGAATGCAATGGCTCGGACGTGTTCGGCTCCGACATCTGCACCTGCCGGCCCTACCTCACGCACGCCATCGAGGAATGCATCCAGGGCGCGCAGCGCGGCGGCGTCGGGCTGATCGCCTACTCGCGCAAGGAAGGCCGGGCGCTGGGCGAGGTCACCAAGTTCCTGGTCTACAACGCGCGCAAGCGCCAGGTCGGCGGCGACACGGCCGACCAGTACTTCGCCCGCACCGAATGCGTGGCCGGCGTGCAGGACATGCGCTTCCAGGAGCTGATGCCCGACGTGCTGCACTGGCTGGGCGTGCGCAAGATCCACCGCCTGGTCTCGATGAGCAACATGAAATACGACGCCATCACCGGCTCGGGCATCGAGGTCGGCGAGCGCGTCAATATCCCCGACGCATTGATCCCGGCCGACGCGCGCGTGGAGATGGACGCCAAGATGGCCGCCGGCTACTTCACCCCGGGCCCGGTGCCCGATGCCGAAGAACTGCGCAAAGCCAAGGGCCGGGAGCTCGACCCATGAGGGGCACCGAAGCCACCAGCGACCCGCAGCGCCCCGAAGGCGCGGCCGCCCTGCTGCGCACCACGCAGACGATCCGCGAACGCGCCCAGGCGCTGCTGGCCCGCGCGCGCGCCGGCCAGTCGGCCTGGTTCGCCGTGGACGATGCCGCCCTCGACGGCGCCGCGGCGCAGGTGGCGGCGGTCACGCGGGCCCGCTACCCGCACCTGCGGATTCCGTACCACAGCCGCTGGCGCCACTTCGAGGCCGGCGGCATCGACCGCCGGGCCGAGCTCGACCGCCAGCTGGGCGACGCGCATCCGTCCGAGCGCGCCCGAGCCTACATCGACCTCGCCGTGGTCAGCGTGCTGCTCGACGCCGGCGCCGGGCCGCAGTGGCGCTACGCCGAGCCGGCCAGCGGCCAGAGCTTCACGCGCTCCGAAGGCCTGGGCGTGGCGAGCTTCCACGCCTTCATGGCCGGCATGTTCTCCAGCGACATGAACCATCCGCTGCGCGCCGACTCGGTCGGGCTGCGCGCGCTGACGGCCGACCGGCTCGCCGAGGCATTCCAGGCCGGCGCGGCCAACCCGCTGGTCGGGCTGGAGGGCCGCGTGCTGCTGCTGCGCCGGCTCGGCGAGGTGCTGCACGAGCAGCCCGAGGTGTTCGGCGCCGACGCGGCGCGGCCGGGCGGCCTGTTCGACATGCTGATCAAGCCCTACGGCCCCGACACGCCGCCCACGGCCGACGTGGCCGCGCATGACATCCTGTCGCAGCTGCTGATGTCGCTGTCGCCGATCTGGCCCGCGCACAACGCCATCGGCGGGTTGCCGCTGGGCGACTGCTGGCGGCATGCGGCCGTGCGCGGCGACGGCCTGACCGACGGCTGGATGCCCTTTCACAAGCTGTCGCAATGGCTCACCTATTCGCTGATCGAGCCGTTCCAGTGGGGCGGCGTCCAGGTGCGCGGGCTGGACGCGCTGACCGGCCTGCCCGAGTACCGCAACGGCGGGCTGATGCTCGATGCCGGCGTGCTGCGCCTGCGCGACGCGGCCCAGGCCGCCCGCCCGCACGCGGCCGGCGACGAATTCATCGTCGAATGGCGGGCCCTCACGGTGGCCCTGCTCGACGAGCTCGCCCCCCGGGTGCGCCAGCAGTTAGGATTGGCCGCTTCGCAGATGCCGCTGGCCTGCGTGCTCGAAGGCGGCACCTGGGCCGCCGGCCGGGTGCTGGCACAGCGCCTGCGGGGCGGGCTGCCGCCCCTGCAGATCGACAGCGACGGAACCGTTTTTTAAAGTCAAGAGAAGAAAAGGCACAAGAACCGCCATGAGCAATATTCACGTGATCGACCACCCGCTGGTGCAGCACAAGCTGACGCTGATGCGCAAGAAGGAAGCCAGCACCAACAGCTTTCGCCGCCTGCTCAACGAACTCAGCAGCCTGATGGCCTACGAGGTCACGCGCGACATGCCGATGCAGGACCTGGTGATCGAGACCCCGATGGAAACCATGACCGCCAAGGTCATCGACGGCAAGAAGCTGGTGTTCGTCTCCATCCTGCGCGCCGGCAACGGCATCCTGGAAGGCATGCTCAACGTGGTGCCCGGCGCCCGCGTGGGCCACATCGGCCTGTACCGCGACCCGAAAACGCTGGTGGCCGTGGAGTACTACTTCAAGATGCCGCAGGACATGCACGAGCGCGACATCATCGTGGTCGACCCGATGCTGGCCACCGGCAACTCGGCCATCGCCGCCGTGGAGCGGCTCAAGGAACTCAACCCCAAGTCGATCAAGTTCGTCTGCCTGCTGACCTGCCCCGAAGGCGTTGCCGCCCTGCAGAAAGCCCATCCCGACGTGCCGATCTACACCGCGGCGATCGACCGCCAGCTCAACGACCACGGCTACATCCTGCCGGGCCTCGGCGATGCCGGCGACCGCATTTTTGGAACGAAATAGGCCCGATGTCCTTGTCGGCTGGTCATTTGTAGCTACATTTTCGATAGCAACCACCACTCCCCCGCGCCTGAAGGAGGCCGCATGAAACCGTTCGCCCGACTGCTGGCCGCGTGCTGCCTGGCCGCCACCGCCCTGCTGCCCGCCCAGGCCGCGCCCTGGCTCGACGAAACGCCGCGCGTCGCGGTGATCTCGGCCTTCCAGCCCGAGCTGGCGCTGCTGCTGTCCCGGCTCGAGCAGCCGCGCACCCAGAGCGTCAACGGCGTGGACTTCACCACCGGCACGCTGCAGGGCAAGCCCGTGGTGCTGTTCCTGAGCGGCATCAGCATGACCAATGCCGCGATGAACACGCAGCTCGCGCTGGACCGCTTCAAGGTCACGCACCTGGTGTTCAGCGGCATCGCCGGCGGCGTGAACCCCGCGCTGCACATCGGCGACGTGACCGTGGCCCAGCGCTGGGGCCAGTACCTCGAAGTGCTGATGGCACGCGAAACCGCACCCGGCCGCTATGCGCCGCCACCCTGGATGGCCGGCGAGCTGACACGGCCCCACTTCGGCATGATGTTCCCGCGCCCGGTGGGCGTGCGCTCGGCCGGCCGCACGGGAGAAGAAAAGAAATTCTGGTTCGACGCCGACCCGCAGTTGCTGGCCCTGGCCCGCAGCATCCAGGACACGGCGCTGGCCGACTGCGACGCCGCGCAGAAATGCCTGGCGAACAAGCCGCGCGTGGTGGTGGGCGGCAACGGCGTCTCGGGCCAGGCCTTCGTGGACAACGCAGCCCTGCGCGACTACGCCTTCCAGACCTTCGAGGCCAACGTGCTCGACATGGAAACCGCCGCCACCGCCATGGTGGCCTACAGCAATGGCGTGCCCTTTATCGCCTTCCGCTCACTCAGCGACCTGGCCGGCGGCGGCCCCGGCGAGAACGAGATGGGCACCTTCCTCAAGGTGGCGGCCGACAACTCGGCCAAGGTGCTGCTGGCCTTCCTGGCCGCCTGGAAGTAAACCCGGCAGCACGAGCGCCACCATGCCCTCGCCCGGCGCCCTGCCCGCCCCGGTGCTGGCCCGCTGGCAGCACCACAGCCGGGAGGCCAGTGCCACTGTGGCCGCCAGCGGCTACGCCTGAGCCGGTGGCACCATCGGCGTGCACAGCTCCACCAGCACTTCGTTGCGATCGGCCACATAGGCCACGGTCTGGCCCCAGGACATCTGTTCCGGTGCCTGCACCAGCCGCGCGCCGGCAGACACCGCGCGGGCCACCGCGGCAGCCACGTCGGGAGTGGTGAAGGCGATCTCGAAGCACGGCGCACCGGCGCTGGCGCGCTGCGGGTTCTTGCCCAGCTGCGCCATCAGCTTCAGCGAGGAAAAGGCCAGCGCGGTGCTACCGGTTTCCAGTTCGCCATAGTCGCCTCCCTCATGCAGGAAGCGGCGTTGCAGGCCAAAAGCGGCCTCATAAAAAGTGATGGTCTGCGCCACGTCCTCGACGTAGATGATGGTGTAGCCGAATTGCATGAAAAAAACTCCGCTGGAAAAAGATGATGACCGGCCCGAAGCATAAGCCGGACGGCCCGCCCGGTCTTGAACAAAGCCGACAGCGGCACTGGCCAGGCTCATGCCTCGCCCCCTACACTGGATGGACCACGCTGCCCCCGCACAATCCCACCCGAGGCTCCGACCATGCTCGACCTGCTCATCACCAACGCCAGCCTGCCCGATGGGCGCCGCAACATGTCCGTGGCCGTGCAGGACGGCCGCATCGCCGAGCTGCGCGAAGGCCTGCAGGCCCCGGCCCACGACACGCTGGACGCGCAGGGCCGGCTGCTGGCGCCGCCCTTTGTCGACCCGCATTTCCACATGGACGCCACCCTCAGCTACGGCCTGCCGCGCGTCAACGAAAGCGGCACGCTGCTCGAAGGCATTGCGCTGTGGGGTGAGCTGAAACCACTGCTCACGGCCGACGCCCTCATCGAACGCGCCCTCGCCTACTGCGACTGGGCCGTGGCCCAGGGCCTGCTGGCCATTCGCAGCCATGTGGACACGAGTGACGCCAGCCTGCTGGCGGTGGACGCCTTGCTGGAAGTGAAGAGGCAGGTCGCGCCCTACATCGACCTGCAACTGGTGGCCTTCCCGCAGGACGGCGTGCTGAGAACCCAAGGCGGCATGGACAACCTCAAGCGCGCGCTAGCCAAGGGCCTGGACGTGGTCGGCGGCATCCCGCACTTTGAACGCACCATGGCCGACGGCGCCGCCAGCGTCAGGCTACTCTGCGAGCTGGCCGCCGAGCACGGCCTGCTGGTCGACATGCACTGCGACGAGAGCGACGACCCGCTCTCGCGCCACATCGAGACCCTGGCCTCTGAGGCCCAGCGCCTGGGCCTGCAGGGCCGCGTGACGGGCAGCCACTGCACCTCCATGCACAGCATGGACAACTACTACGTGAGCAAGTTGATTCCGTTGATCGCCGAGAGCCGCGTCAGCGTCATCGCCAACCCGCTCATCAACATCACCCTGCAGGGCCGGCACGACAGCTACCCTAAACGCCGCGGCATGACCCGCGTGCCCGAACTCATGGCCGCCGGCGTGACGGTGGCCTTCGGCCACGACTGCGTGATGGACCCCTGGTACAGCCTGGG
This Variovorax terrae DNA region includes the following protein-coding sequences:
- the purD gene encoding phosphoribosylamine--glycine ligase, producing MKVLVIGGGGREHALAWKLSASPKVQAVYVAPGNGGTALNSRLENINITDVQALRSWAATEKIALTVVGPEAPLAAGVVDEFRRHGLRIFGPTQAAAQLESSKAFSKAFMKRHGIPTAAYETFSDAQAAHAYVDAQGAPIVVKADGLAAGKGVVVAMTAAEAHEAIDFMLLDNTLGVTHNEGGARVVIEEFLTGEEASFIVLCDGRNVTPLATSQDHKRLLDADQGPNTGGMGAYSPAPVVTPDIHARAMREVILPTLKGMEKDGIPYTGFLYAGLMISPSGQVKTLEFNCRLGDPETQPIMMRLKSDLFDVLMAATAQGLDQLELQWDRRPALGVVMAAHGYPLAPRKGDVIGGLPGDEDDAVVFHAGTAARDGATVTSGGRVLCVTALGDSVKAAQQRAYEVVQRIHFDGAQYRRDIGFRAVKPQAGS
- a CDS encoding YebC/PmpR family DNA-binding transcriptional regulator, coding for MAGHSKWANIQHRKGRQDEKRGKVWTRVIREIMVAARQGGGDLSANPRLRLAVEKAKAANMPADTVKRNIDKATGNLEGVHYEEIRYEGYGIGGAAIIVDTMTDNKVRTVAEVRHAFSKHGGNMGTEGSVAFQFKHCGQLVFAPGTSEDKVMDAALEAGAEDVVADEDGAIEVLTSPGDFEAVKNALEAAGFTPEVAEVTMRPENTIELAGEDAARMQKLLDILEDLDDVQNVFHNANI
- a CDS encoding helicase HerA-like domain-containing protein; the protein is MAEPLLIAKNATTECLLLPGLANRHGLITGATGTGKTVTLQTLAENFSNIGVPVFMADVKGDLAGISQAGRIGDKLAATLKERGIEPPQPQACPATLWDVFGEQGHPVRATISDMGPLLLGRMLNLNDTQAGVLNLVFKIADDNGLLLLDLKDLRAMLQHVGDHASQFTTEYGNISPASIGAIQRGLLQIETQGGDKFFGEPMLNIGDLMQTVDGKGVINILAADKLMNAPRLYATFLLWLLSELFEHLPEIGDPEAPKLVFFFDEAHLLFNDAPKALLERIELVVRLVRSKGVGVYFVTQNPLDVPDTVLAQLGNRVQHALRAFTPRDQKAVKATAQTMRQNPGLDIETAITELAVGEALVSLLDAKGRPGVTERVFVLPPGSQIGPVTPEQRQALMQGSLVAGVYETMVDRESAYEKLKGRAENAPAPGPAGAGGQAAQDGGGLLGGLGDVLFGSTGPRGGKRDGLAQAMAKSAVRTMGTTVGREIIRGVLGSIFGKKR
- a CDS encoding threo-3-hydroxy-L-aspartate ammonia-lyase, with the translated sequence MALQLPTYDDVAAAARRLEGHAHRTPVLRSSTADALLGARLFFKCENFQRMGAFKFRGAFNALAQFTPGQRRGGVLAFSSGNHAQAIALSARLLGMPAVIVMPQDAPAAKLAATRGYGAEVVTYDRFTEDRQALSERLAAERGMTLIPPFDHPHVLAGQGTAAQELFDEAGELDHLFVCLGGGGLLSGCALAARALSPHCKVYGVEPEAGNDGQQSLRAGRIVHIPTPRTLADGAQTQHLGEYTFGIIRRDVDDILTVSDAQLVESLQFYAERMKMVVEPTGCLSLAGARHGGVDLRGARVGVIISGGNVDLPRYGELLAH
- a CDS encoding GTP cyclohydrolase II; this encodes MSAEAASKATGPASPASHIRLTSHSGGFGALPIHWGTATAAERGPVVGTTTRRAHRNVIGTHSGSYSVYRALAVAAGALNPKHKADLTNTAPTDALGPYPQWSEPGKIVSLDPWGATVADVFAGELAAGYDIRPTIAVTKAHVILPEVIEALQTGRLQADGKFLTPGGAALVTKAAIEPVWYLPGVARRFGCTEADLRRVLFEETGGMYPELVTRSDLEVFLPPIGGQTVYIFGNPRDLANPAVELTARVHDECNGSDVFGSDICTCRPYLTHAIEECIQGAQRGGVGLIAYSRKEGRALGEVTKFLVYNARKRQVGGDTADQYFARTECVAGVQDMRFQELMPDVLHWLGVRKIHRLVSMSNMKYDAITGSGIEVGERVNIPDALIPADARVEMDAKMAAGYFTPGPVPDAEELRKAKGRELDP
- a CDS encoding URC4/urg3 family protein, coding for MRGTEATSDPQRPEGAAALLRTTQTIRERAQALLARARAGQSAWFAVDDAALDGAAAQVAAVTRARYPHLRIPYHSRWRHFEAGGIDRRAELDRQLGDAHPSERARAYIDLAVVSVLLDAGAGPQWRYAEPASGQSFTRSEGLGVASFHAFMAGMFSSDMNHPLRADSVGLRALTADRLAEAFQAGAANPLVGLEGRVLLLRRLGEVLHEQPEVFGADAARPGGLFDMLIKPYGPDTPPTADVAAHDILSQLLMSLSPIWPAHNAIGGLPLGDCWRHAAVRGDGLTDGWMPFHKLSQWLTYSLIEPFQWGGVQVRGLDALTGLPEYRNGGLMLDAGVLRLRDAAQAARPHAAGDEFIVEWRALTVALLDELAPRVRQQLGLAASQMPLACVLEGGTWAAGRVLAQRLRGGLPPLQIDSDGTVF
- the upp gene encoding uracil phosphoribosyltransferase — its product is MSNIHVIDHPLVQHKLTLMRKKEASTNSFRRLLNELSSLMAYEVTRDMPMQDLVIETPMETMTAKVIDGKKLVFVSILRAGNGILEGMLNVVPGARVGHIGLYRDPKTLVAVEYYFKMPQDMHERDIIVVDPMLATGNSAIAAVERLKELNPKSIKFVCLLTCPEGVAALQKAHPDVPIYTAAIDRQLNDHGYILPGLGDAGDRIFGTK
- a CDS encoding 5'-methylthioadenosine/S-adenosylhomocysteine nucleosidase, with the translated sequence MKPFARLLAACCLAATALLPAQAAPWLDETPRVAVISAFQPELALLLSRLEQPRTQSVNGVDFTTGTLQGKPVVLFLSGISMTNAAMNTQLALDRFKVTHLVFSGIAGGVNPALHIGDVTVAQRWGQYLEVLMARETAPGRYAPPPWMAGELTRPHFGMMFPRPVGVRSAGRTGEEKKFWFDADPQLLALARSIQDTALADCDAAQKCLANKPRVVVGGNGVSGQAFVDNAALRDYAFQTFEANVLDMETAATAMVAYSNGVPFIAFRSLSDLAGGGPGENEMGTFLKVAADNSAKVLLAFLAAWK
- a CDS encoding VOC family protein, translating into MQFGYTIIYVEDVAQTITFYEAAFGLQRRFLHEGGDYGELETGSTALAFSSLKLMAQLGKNPQRASAGAPCFEIAFTTPDVAAAVARAVSAGARLVQAPEQMSWGQTVAYVADRNEVLVELCTPMVPPAQA
- a CDS encoding amidohydrolase family protein, with the protein product MLDLLITNASLPDGRRNMSVAVQDGRIAELREGLQAPAHDTLDAQGRLLAPPFVDPHFHMDATLSYGLPRVNESGTLLEGIALWGELKPLLTADALIERALAYCDWAVAQGLLAIRSHVDTSDASLLAVDALLEVKRQVAPYIDLQLVAFPQDGVLRTQGGMDNLKRALAKGLDVVGGIPHFERTMADGAASVRLLCELAAEHGLLVDMHCDESDDPLSRHIETLASEAQRLGLQGRVTGSHCTSMHSMDNYYVSKLIPLIAESRVSVIANPLINITLQGRHDSYPKRRGMTRVPELMAAGVTVAFGHDCVMDPWYSLGSADMLDVAHMGLHVAQMTSQAGMRACFDAVTTQAAKVMHLQGYGLAPGCEASFVLLQARDTVEAIRLRANRLKVWKKGKLVAETPETAAQLRVPGRPAAVSFFSPERR